The Vanessa cardui chromosome 9, ilVanCard2.1, whole genome shotgun sequence genome has a window encoding:
- the LOC124532431 gene encoding uncharacterized protein LOC124532431: MSKFSIILLLYAVVLLALFSTLCYLMTIVNPVPTKVERTRKLGADDFFYPNDVLLANDNVAFGLEKAGDEYYDDNDFEKYKSKKLSTVFKLRTEVTKATTDQNTKAEITTLSTSEDIKTNCTRKVDNDLDKTVTQSLRLPLRGLRRSINKENEQNFYMDSPNSLTLEIKVVDRQPKIEVKIMSLNEGEKNLRNQRSTNFKIITKGLFLNSTNIALDGKNNTVIQLGENDMLVINALNKYNYDNETILTEDSNLEKTDPKNFSLELENLYKINLLNDNADKQNVESITDQDITIKSSLGSTLTQNTDNL; the protein is encoded by the exons ATGTCgaaattttctattattttgcttttatatgcCGTTGTTTTGTTGGCCTTATTTTCAACGTTATGTTATTTAATGACTATAGTAAATCCTGTACCAACGAAAGTGGAGAGAACTAGAAAATTAGGAGCC GATGACTTCTTCTATCCGAACGATGTTTTGCTTGCGAACGACAATGTCGCTTTCGGTCTTGAAAAAGCAGGAGACGAGTATTATGATGATAacgattttgaaaaatataagtcAAAAAAATTATCGACAGTATTCAAGCTTCGAACAGAAGTGACAAAAGCAACCACTGACCAAAATACTAAAGCAGAAATAACTACACTGTCTACAAGTGAggatataaagacaaattgtaCCAGAAAAGTAGATAATGATTTAGACAAAACAGTAACCCAGTCACTCAGGTTGCCCTTACGAGGTCTTAGGAGATCAATCAATAAAGAAAacgaacaaaatttttatatggaTTCCCCAAATTCTCTTACTCTGGAAATTAAGGTGGTAGATCGTCAACCAAAAATTGAAGTTAAAATCATGTCACTAAATGAAGGCGAAAAAAATTTAAGGAACCAAAGAAgcactaattttaaaataataacaaaaggtTTATTTTTGAATAGCACTAACATTGCACTTGACGGTAAAAATAATACCGTTATTCAGCTTGGAGAGAACGATATGTTGGTGATTAacgctttaaataaatataactatgatAACGAAACAATTTTGACCGAAGATAGTAATCTAGAAAAAACAGACCCAAAAAATTTTAGTCTTGAGCTAGAAAATCTTTATAAGATCAATTTACTAAATGATAATGCAGATAAACAAAACGTTGAATCGATAACAGATCAAGATATTACAATCAAATCCTCTCTAGGATCAACTTTGACACAGAATACAGATAATTTATAa